The Harmonia axyridis chromosome 3, icHarAxyr1.1, whole genome shotgun sequence nucleotide sequence CGGATCTATCACTACCTCTTCGAACAATCAACTGATCCTTATAGCCTGCAATATTACAGATTTTTGTTAACCTCTTGAGTTCGATGATACAATTCGAACTATGCCCATTGATATGGCACGCGTGATAATGGTGAATGAGAGTTTGGTAAATAAGAACAGGGACGTAGCAATTTGGATACATTGCCATCGATTAGATTAGGAGAAAAGATGTTTGAGTAAACGATTTGTTGTCTATTTAGACTTGTCTGAATTTGGGCCTGCAAAGAAGGCGTCACTGTTCAAATATCCCTAATAACCCTTTATTAGGGATGTTTGAAGAGTGATGCATTGTTTTTGTTCGAAATATCCTCTTTTGTGATTCTTATTCATCAGAGATAATATAGGTAGATACAAATTACAAATGAATGCTTGTATCGGCTCTCCCAatttcgttgtctagtgagaggaTCTCGGAATCCCttcgagctagaaaaaaatgagtggtgcattttcgggctcgatttttgggGGGATTAATCTGGCGAAAACCgtaacctcataaattcaactgtttacaaactataagaaaaaagtgtaaaatggcgtgaaatgaaaagttctcataacttcgtTATTATTGGTTGTattaaattgaaatagaaacatcccgcaggcacttttttcagtagtatccgttttgaagttataatacaaacttgtgttttttaaatgtgaATCATAACAATTTCtctaacaaataaaatcgcttaaTTTTTCCCTACATCTATAATGATCTGTgatcagataattaaaatattcagtggccatcaaggtctccggatttaacatcgttagatgTTTTCCTTTGATcccatttcattttcaacagcctgtatcttttctgTGAATTCTGTTCTcctcataatttcaaaaatactgAATACTGAGTAATATGATTAAATTTTGCTATTGGAAGTAATATCGCACGATCTgaacaaaattttgtttgtagCCACAATACCTAATActccatatacatataatatacaaaatttcaactggATCGCATCAGCAGTTTTAAAATTATCAAGAAAATGGCATTTCGAAAGTCTAACTTCAAAACTATCGGGAGGATTTTGCCTATAAGCGAATTCAATCATGTTATTCGAAATGAGAATTTCCTCAGACAATTCTAAATTTGTATGGGTTTTTCAATTCGAGGgtatcgtgtttacggacgtAATTGAGTTTGAACCCAAATTCTTCATCAGAAAGTAGAATCTAATCGATCGATACTGATCTCGGCCTAAAATTCAAACACCGCCGTGACAAAATTTATAGTTCAGGGAAATATCGCTCCAAACCACTCTTAATTTTACACAATAGTTTTTTATCTTAcagaatatctaaaataatATATAGAGCATCCCTGCTGCCATCTCACGAACGGTATTTGTATCACAAGCTGGTTTCTGTAAGTTTTCTGATGTTCCAAATTCCATGCGTCATCTATCGGTTGTTTTGGATACTACTGTCTTGGTTTTAATTTGTCAAACAGATGGCGTTGAAAGTGGTGAAGATTTGTAGTAGAAGTTAAAAACTGAATCGATTCTATAACTTGCTTTTTTTACGGGTCTAGCTCCTATAGACTTTCAGAATAAATTTTAAAACTGGTGTTACCGGTCTATCTCTTATAGACCGGatttctcattttattttaatatttttccaaaacgtaaactagtatgtaataaatatttctcaatTTATTAGTAACAACATGCAACTAAAACGCGGAGAACGAGTCTTATCTTGACCTCAAGAAATATGATATTCCCCACTAAATTTTAATAgatccaaaattataatatagGGTAActtaagttttttaaattactctaaattgttgaatttttatctCTTCAGGATTAGTTGGTAGCTCAGAATAGAGATAggttattaatgttctaaggttgGTAGGATGAAATGATTTGTCCAAAGACATAGTGAATGATTGGAATACCAATAATATGGTATCCAGTATTCAACAATTTGTTTATAAGAGTAATTAACTATAATAACTATAAACTATACAAAGACGATATATCAAATAaaagtataagatataaaatcaTATAACTTATTTATTACTTTATTTCAACATTTAAAACTAAATCACATAACCCtaacattgataaaaatatatgacaTATGCTAAAATTGTCTCGAAGTATATTCATAAGGAATGTAGAATggcaaaaattcaataaaaataaattcctCCTGTTGCATATTACAGCCTTAACAGAATTCAGTTAGCactgttgaatttttttatacctTTTAGAACAACATCCttattcattccatttttaaCCAAATGAGAAACGACACCCATTTTTTCCACATCCTTGATATTTCTCCCCTCATCATCAAAGAAGAGCATGTCCTTATATGCAACTCCACTTTGATCCCTTATCCTGAAAATAACAGATTCAATAAATGAACTTTCAATAATTAGTTTCAGTCTTATTGACTTCCTTATAAAAAAAGACAACTTATAGCATTACAAATAATAAATTCTAGCTGTAGATGGACTATACAATTAATTGTAGGTATAATGATTACTAAGAATATAGTCGGTTTAGAAAACGATACCTGATTTGTGAGCTTagttcaaagatataataaaactgaaaaaaaatttattggaatTTGAATATCTACTTCTTGTTACTTTCTGTAAATGTATCTTCTAAACTGAACATAATAtgatttaaaataagaaagagCCCAGCCAATGGTAAGAGGTAATACTTATACATATAAAATAAGAAACAAAATCAGTAATAACACCTCACAAGCATCGATTCTTAAGTAAATATGCAAGATAAATCCCAATAATGAGACTAGAACATCTTTAATTCGATACTTTCACTCACATACATGATATTTACCTTTCGAAATGGGTTGTTTTGCATCCCGGAAATATCTCAacgaatgagaaatattgactccaatcaaaaaaatcaataagcTGTTTAGCGCCTTGTATTTCACTTGTCCTAGAGGCTACACCTAATTGAATTCCATTATCAATAAGACTTTTCAAGACAACTGTAGACTGAGGAAATGGCTTTATAGTTTTCCCTTCTTTGTCAACAACAGTTCCATCAGGtctaaaaatttgaatcaaatgaGGAGGCTTTTTAACTCAATATAACTATGCGTTTTATGTtaccttttttcaaatgggggaGAATAATGGGTATCTACCCAAAATGGCCAAAGGGTGAAatctgttgaaaaaaaatattataaatagaaatatacaGAATAAGtgagatatgattacttcaaactgttaaaaagaaatccaatgaaaaattgatcatggggatattttgatatcattacaatattgataattttaatatattaattTCTATTCGTGCCTTACCCAAATCGAAAACAATTAGAATGGGTTTATTTCCTCCTATTTTGAACATTTCAActttctgttatatgttatatgttcAAGACATTCAGTTACATATCTCATGGAAATCCATATAAATCACGAGACATCAGGAATTTATTTTCCAATTAAGCTATAAATAAAAAACGggttttctttgaaatttgaaacaatgACAGAAGAAAAACTAAAGATTGGAAAAACCAACAGTGCTGCCactataaaaaaattactctactaatgaaattataaatagcTAACGCAAAAGGATTACTGTTgttttataaatatattttaattacGCAATGCGCacttcataattaaaaaaaaactacctaTGTCTTCCATTATAAGAAATTCGCCGCTATTAATTTTAGTGTAACAACATTCAGTAATAAAGCAAATCTAattagaaaaattataattttcttcaCACTCTATTCTCAAAATGCTCCCCAAGTCCAATAAGAAAATTGTGAATGGGTATGGGTGTGACTGGTTTCTATTTCTATGTTTGATATTCATAAACAGTACATAGATTGTTTTTGTTTTAGCAAAAAACTAGTATTCCTCTGTTTTGTCAGGAATATCGTTAACAGAGGAAAAACTGTTTAAAAAAGATCACGATTGTGTAATCAATGAGTAATAAAGTTTGATGTGGATACTGGTTAACTCAGATGACAGATATCTATTAACCACAGCCACAGCATTACCTACCAATAAGCTGAGCTTGAGCAGGAATGAATTCACATCACCTGATTGACGTTGTAGATGATATTTAATTATTGGTGTCCAAGGTTTTGTCCTTGCTGGTGAATAACACGGCATACTACGAAGTTCGTCAATCGGGATTTCGAAAatccaatgaaatttctcaatttttcatatCTTCCAACCCATTGAAAGATTCATTATGATGTAAGATTATAGtgtttttcacaaaatattcgACTTTGATTATGGATTGTTTTTAGTGTTCCATCATTATGATAAATAAATTGCTAAAATTTGCATAAGGAAATTGCTGAAGTTGGGAAACAAGTTTCATTTGAATGAGGATATTAATGGAGGCGACAACCAAAAGATAAGGTTTCTCAAGAAGGTGAAAAATTGTCAATAATAATGTTGAAAGCAATGGGCATGAGAGCAATTTTCTTGTTTGTGTTTGGCTGCATGGTAGGTTTAGTGAACAGTGCATATCCAACAACCGAATCTATTGGAAACAATATCATGCCATGTTCTTTAAGACAGTTTACTTGTGCGAATAAAGAATGTATAGCAATCTCATTTTTTTGTGACGGTGAGAAAGACTGTAAAGATGGTTCAGACGAGGATCCAGTCGCTTGCTCAAACTCTAAAAATGCTACCTGTGCCGAAGACGAGTTCAAATGTGTGATCAATGGTACTTGTATGCCAATTCACTGGCAATGTGACGGAGATAAAGACTGCAGTGATGGTAGTGATGAAGACGAACAAATGTGCCAAAATAGAAGCTGTGGTCCAGATCAATTCACCTGCCGCTCAACTTCTGGTGAATGTGTTCCTCTAATTTGGATGTGTGATGGTCATAAAGATTGTAACGATGGAAGTGATGAATGGACATGTAATGAAACTTGTAGATCAGACGAATTCACATGTGCCAATGGTGAttgtatacaaaaaaaatggaTGTGTGATTCTATGGATGATTGTGGAGATGGTTCTGATGAAAAAGATTGTCCCATAAGAACTTGTGATCCTAAAACAGAATTCCAATGTAATGAAAGCCACTGCATACATTTGAAATGGAGATGCGATGGTGAAAAAGATTGCATAGATGGCAGAGATGAAATGAATTGTACTGGTGGTGAAATTGAACTACCCATTTGTGGTCCTGATGAATTTCAGTGTAATGATAAAATAACCTGCATTAAAAAAGCGTGGTTGTGTGATGGTAAAAAGGACTGTTGGGACGGAGGAGATGAATCACCAACAATTTGTCCAAATATTACTTGTCGTGCGGACCAGTTTCAATGTAGGGATAAGACTTGCATCAATGGTCATCTCCATTGCTCGGGTCACCCAGATTGTGCTGATGGAAGTGATGAACTGGATTGCGGTTTAACAGTCGCTAGGTGCAACCCGAAAACCCACTTTGACTGTGGTGGTGGTAGTTGTATTCCTCTATCACAAGTCTGTAACAATCAACAAGATTGTCCTAAATGGGAAGATGAACCTACTGACAAATGTGGTACGAACGAATGTTTGATTAACAAAGGGGGGTGCTCTCAAATATGTGTAGATATGCCAATAGGCTATCATTGTGAATGTAAATCAGGCTATAAGCTAGTAGATAACTCTACTTGTAGAGATATAAACGAATGTGAGATTCCAGGCAGTTGTTCCCAAATTTGTATCAATGAGAATGGAGGATTCAAATGCGATTGTGAAAAAGGCTACCTCAGAGATCCAAGAAATTTGACAAAATGTAAAGCTATTGAAGGTCATGCTTCTTTATTATTTGCAAAACGAAGGGACATACGTAAAATATCACTTGACCACCACGAAATGACTAGTATAGTTGATAACACTAACTCAGCCACAGCTTTGGACTTTGTTTTTCGAACAGGAATGATTTTCTGGAGTGATGTAAcagataaaaaaatatataaagctCCAATTGATGAAGGTAACGATCAATCAACAGTTATAGATCAAGATATCACAACTTGTGATGGTTTGGCTGTAGACTGGATTTACGATCACTTATACTGGACTGATACAGGCAAAAATAGCATCGAATTGGCTAATTTCGatggaaaaatgaggaaagttcTGATTCAAGACAACTTGGATGAGCCAAGGGCCATTGCTCTGAATCCTATAGAAGGCTGGATGTTCTGGACAGATTGGGGCGCCAAGCCAAAGATTGAGCGAGCTGGAATGGATGGATCTCATCGTCAAACTATAGTATCATACGATGTCAAATGGCCTAATGGTTTAACATTAGATTTGATGAAGAAACGTATCTATTGGGTGGATGCGAAACTAAACATCATATCATCTTGTGATTATAATGGCAGCAATAGAAGAATCATTTTGAATACTGCAGAGTATCTACGACATCCATTTTCAATCACAACATTCGAAGATTGGGTTTACTGGACTGACTGGGACAAAGCTGCTGTGTTTAAAGCTAACAAATTCACAGGTGGGGAAGTGCAGTCGGTAACATCCTCTTTTGAAGTACAAAATCCCATGGTGATCCATGTGTATCACCCTTATCGTCAACCAGATGGGGAAAATTACTGTCAAGCAGTTAATGGTCACTGTTCACATTTATGTCTACCTGCACCTCAAATCAACAAGCATTCTCCAAAGATATCATGTGCTTGTCCTGAAGGATTAAGAATGTTGCCAGATAGTTTAACTTGTGTTCAAGATGAAATATCAACTACTACAGATCATGAAAAAGTTACTAATAGAACCATTCAAACTAAACCTTATATTCCTAAGAATACCAACAAAACTAAAGAACACAATGAAATGGCTGATAATTCTGGTGTTATAGCTGGAGTTGCTATTGCAATCACTCTGATAGCTTTGACTATCCTTGGTATCATTTTATATTGCATATACAGACATTATGCAGATAGGAACATAACATCCATGAATTTCGATAATCCTGTTTATCGGAAAACAACTGAAGATCAATTCTCATTAGAAAAAGGTAAATTTCAGCCAACAAGACCATATCTTAGTACCGTCGGGGAAGAAGCTCAACATCCCCTTACCAGTGCCAACACAAACGACCTTCCTTATTAGTTCATTTATCATGAGAGTCCAAATTTTTACCAAAAAGTATTCTAGCAGAGAATTTCAAAACAAGCAGATCTTGAATATTTCTCTCTTATATtatatatagctttttttttggataaaatTTTCTTCTATGGTTGTTGCCAAACAAACGTACTAAGTGTGTATCAATTTTTAAGGATATACTGAAGcatatatttaaatattcaaTGTTTAATTGTATCAGGCTCAAGTTAAGAGTTTCTGCCCAAAGAATTATCGTAGTTGTAGTTGtgaatttttctaatttatataatttattataagtAGTTGATATTGAATTTATGATTCTGCAGTAATAgttgaaatgaatttgtttcattatGCTTTCTCTGTGATATTTGAAAATCCGGTGCATGAATAGAACTAAATTCAATTAGTCACTAAATTACATGTATTTGTGAGTTTTTAAACAAAAGCGTTGTTTTTTCTCcagaaatttgttttttttttgtacccaGTGGTTATGGATAAAAGTGTAAATCAATATTTAGGGAAATTAGATGGAATTATAGGATAATTTCTATAGGCTGCATTAGATCAATGAGTTTCATGTTCCTAGTTTTCAATTtaacttttcacaaatatttctCTAATAAATAATTTCAGTGTGAGCTGCTCAATCATATCTAATGTGGTTAAAATGTGTTAATAAGAACTCTATGGAACTGTGATTATTATTTAAgttacatttataattcatcaGAGATATTTATTCAGAACTTGCTAcaatataattctttttttgtttttcattatcCTTACTGATACATTAGTATTAATAAGTTCTTGCCTAATTAAATGCCTTTGTGTTTTTAGTGTACATAATAAGTTATccatattttatgtattttttaaattgttttatttgtaATTTGTGCAAATACATGTAAAAAACACATTTAGACTCTATTTTCCTTCAAACATACTGCTACTTACACCAATGAAAaatctgccaaatattttcaAGGAAGAAATCAGATGGAAAATAAGATTCCAAAAAGGAAGAATTTAACTTTCAAAAAAAGATATAATGtgttaaatttcaaaattaggatCAAAACCATTATGTTATATacatagtaaaaaaaaattctataaaatccACATAAGTATACTTGATaaaggtttttcaattaaaGTATTAAATAATTACACTATGTAATACCTCTACTTTTGATATTACATCTATccaaaaatattatatcaaccaaaaatctaattttttcttttgaccTATCCTAATGATTTCAACATTGTTAAAAAGATTCTATTTCTGGACAAATACATCGAAAGTAAAGGCAATACAtagtgaaatttttcaatattaataatatcaatattgaaaaatatataacttaatactcaaatataattattaacAAACCACTTAATTTGAATTAATGCAAttatagattattattttgaaaacaaacggtACTAATACCATTCCGTAAgcttaataataaaaaattgattcattatTCGCTGTAGGTACTGTTGTGATCAGTAATTCTTATGAAGTTCAATTAcagtttgaaatttaaattaattgacCTCTTATACGTGAATGATGCAAGGATCATCAGTTAGGATTGATTTATAACGTGTTCAAAAGGAATTTCAGTATAATTCAAACTCGATTATTAAATCTGCTTAGGACCTTGAAAAATATAGTATGAATTGGAACAATAAAATCATCaggtttctatttgaaaaaatatacgtATTTCTAGCAGGTAGGAATGTCAATGAAGGTAGGTACAAGCAGAATGTTGATaagataattcaataaaaatattaaatattgaaattattctttgAATGATAGATTTGTATAGTAGagtaatgttttttttcgaggagtATATGATGAATTTTATTGGAATAAAATAACCTGCGAAAAAACGTAATGTAGTTTCTTATATGTCCTGGTAGAAATAATGAAGTAACACTTGAACAAGTATGCAAATGATTGTGTATATCCATAAAAGATATAATTAAATGTATgtaaacttttcaatatttatgaatatgaTTCCCAATTTTGATTTCATATGAACTAGAATTCAAAGGTCCTCAATATCcatttgaattttcagtttcaaaatTGATATCAGTAATGTTATTTCGACTGCAACgtaatatatattcattattttcatgggtttaaaatttttgtagatatgaaatcaaaaacgaaatcattgaaaataaaaaaaagaaattaacttCAGTGATCGATCCAAATGTCAAGTTAAGGTTAGGTGCCAATCGTTGTCATTTCTTTGTTTATTTCAGTCGCGAATAATATGGCAGTGGGGCCATACCACCTAGCACAAATATTTTGTATATTCTTGTTAGCAAATAGTGCAAGGTCTACACCTACTAGTGCTTTCAcacctgaattcaattcattgaaAGTAGTATCAATAAAACCATCGTGTCAAAATGAAGATTACAACAAAATTGAGTTTGAAATACAAGGCAGAAATATTGTCAATGGAATACGCATCAAGGCAACGAAAATTCCGTCTGAAAGAAATACATTGTGTACAGAAACCTTAGATGTGTCTTATAACATAAGTGATGTAGCAACTAGTGAATTTAAATCAGCTAGATATGTACTTATAGTGCCGAAAAGTGTCGAGGAGAAAATTTATCTGTGTTTGCCTCATAATTTACACAGTAGTACGGACAAGATCCCAGCCTCTATTTTAAACAGTGCAAAATACCTATGGTATCATCAAGGAAATGATATAAGCATTGATCTCACACATCAGTGCGCCAAAGACAATCAAAATGCGTAAGTTTCTATAGTTCTTAAAAATACAAGTGAAAGgacaaataacaaaataatgcATGAATATTGACCGAattcaattttctttgaaatccaGTCAATTTTTCCGTAACTAGTAGAAGCTGGATTGATCAGGTCCAGTAAGACTATCGGCATCTCATCGCGCTGTTTTCAAACCTCATTTCCTGATTGTAGTCTGAAAATCTCAGAATATCTAAAAATACCCACTGTTGAAATCTCATTTGGAGAGAATATTCCAGGGTTAGGTACGAATATCAACGCTTAAGAAGCTTGATTGTGTAATATATGCGAATACTTCAGTTTGACCTTGTCCCTCAAACTTCCTTCGAGTGCCGCAGGGTTAAAAAAAATCGATGTAAAAAAGGTTGAATTCTTTGAATTCGGCGTTAGTTCGTCAAAAATATCTAGAACTCTAGATAATATGAACTCTTGATATGAATTATTATATTCCTCTATAACATTATAATAGTGGTACAAACTGTTATCTGCCCATGTAACTACTCGACGCTACATCATTGATTATATCAATTAAAACTATATGTTGCAACTGGATTCACGATGCGAGATAAAAATTCGTATGATATCCTGAAAAAACTTATTAGAAATACGCATGTTATACAGGGGGCGTCAATAATGCACACCTGCTAAGAtttcaaatgatttttggaaatatcgGGAAGGGTAGTAGacattttccgaaatatttcGTTTTTCATACGATTTCAAGCAATTTGATTTATAACTTCgatgaaaataataacaacaatgaGTTCGAATTGGATGtatccaataatatcaaaatcaattatTGAGCTCGTATTATCTCATCAAATTCGATGTAGGTATTAAAGTACAAGATCACATTTGTTACATAGTTGTTATTAATGCCTTTTTTGCTTCTTTACATCTGCGAATCATTTACAAGCAGTAGGaacattttcaatataaaacatTTGTTGTTATCACTTGACCTCTATCATTATTGTTTCCATCGATTTTGGTCAGCCCTACGTTGTAATAACGAAGCTATTACATATATTTCAGACTAGTGGGCGGAATATACATAGTCTGCCACCTTTTCTCTAAAGTTTTTTCAAGGATGCCGAGCGATACTCTGCCAACAATTATGATGGGATTTATGTTATTTGCAGATCGAGTTCATTCACGTTTAAAGGGGAACAGGAAGGCTAATATTTGTGAGTCTGCAGATTATGTAGACTTGCTGTTTGTCTCGTTTGATCTGAGgcattcaaaataattcaatatttattttcctaTTTTTTCGCCA carries:
- the LOC123676823 gene encoding magnesium-dependent phosphatase 1-like; translated protein: MFKIGGNKPILIVFDLDFTLWPFWVDTHYSPPFEKRPDGTVVDKEGKTIKPFPQSTVVLKSLIDNGIQLGVASRTSEIQGAKQLIDFFDWSQYFSFVEIFPGCKTTHFERIRDQSGVAYKDMLFFDDEGRNIKDVEKMGVVSHLVKNGMNKDVVLKGIKKFNSAN
- the LOC123676820 gene encoding very low-density lipoprotein receptor-like yields the protein MLKAMGMRAIFLFVFGCMVGLVNSAYPTTESIGNNIMPCSLRQFTCANKECIAISFFCDGEKDCKDGSDEDPVACSNSKNATCAEDEFKCVINGTCMPIHWQCDGDKDCSDGSDEDEQMCQNRSCGPDQFTCRSTSGECVPLIWMCDGHKDCNDGSDEWTCNETCRSDEFTCANGDCIQKKWMCDSMDDCGDGSDEKDCPIRTCDPKTEFQCNESHCIHLKWRCDGEKDCIDGRDEMNCTGGEIELPICGPDEFQCNDKITCIKKAWLCDGKKDCWDGGDESPTICPNITCRADQFQCRDKTCINGHLHCSGHPDCADGSDELDCGLTVARCNPKTHFDCGGGSCIPLSQVCNNQQDCPKWEDEPTDKCGTNECLINKGGCSQICVDMPIGYHCECKSGYKLVDNSTCRDINECEIPGSCSQICINENGGFKCDCEKGYLRDPRNLTKCKAIEGHASLLFAKRRDIRKISLDHHEMTSIVDNTNSATALDFVFRTGMIFWSDVTDKKIYKAPIDEGNDQSTVIDQDITTCDGLAVDWIYDHLYWTDTGKNSIELANFDGKMRKVLIQDNLDEPRAIALNPIEGWMFWTDWGAKPKIERAGMDGSHRQTIVSYDVKWPNGLTLDLMKKRIYWVDAKLNIISSCDYNGSNRRIILNTAEYLRHPFSITTFEDWVYWTDWDKAAVFKANKFTGGEVQSVTSSFEVQNPMVIHVYHPYRQPDGENYCQAVNGHCSHLCLPAPQINKHSPKISCACPEGLRMLPDSLTCVQDEISTTTDHEKVTNRTIQTKPYIPKNTNKTKEHNEMADNSGVIAGVAIAITLIALTILGIILYCIYRHYADRNITSMNFDNPVYRKTTEDQFSLEKGKFQPTRPYLSTVGEEAQHPLTSANTNDLPY